One Vanessa cardui chromosome 23, ilVanCard2.1, whole genome shotgun sequence DNA segment encodes these proteins:
- the LOC124539917 gene encoding serine/arginine repetitive matrix protein 2-like isoform X2 → MDLLEAENMEENSLVEGDDYDVIQVFAVDPDLDLEASSDEEQDYCINEDAIESDDGEYLIPDDRNRNENHLKHDNQSNNICQDGLGINFDTPVVSNVDEYFIKENEKHILEVKDEPVVKDVDEYFIKDNKEPEPEPEPPNVDDFFVKEKLPEETDFRISKTVPNVNEFFVIDNSTAVKEQEIEEIDDETADPVAEVSINESDLEVLPNIEDLKRYLLEDMPYTKLKNAQKACSVSLPHSPMHNICMDIDAKTCLSFEDLNLDLSDLTFESDKEKSGTSGKSDDLPRTLTEEDVNSFLITDKAGSIEVVKNEDDFNPQDMDIDRPVDSIINNVDPASRIAIPDIKRTSTPIPAPNVLEFCIEKTSVKKEPDIKVEVDDFVDVESCNDAVIPVLEANNLNSLLEQFEATEKLNIKHREPIVSVSEPKVKSYTNLTSGMRLQDAGVQLNKTKMRQILMPSKVNTVIRRSPSPVHSDHDYCSSKKRHSLPNLKGGQSLLKPEVLSSNSRILNSRHRSCKNKKVVYHLSSDDESESSDAKKNKIIINNRASDDSDIKTNKKSSIKLSVKPPVNSNHRKKISQNHNISNDSGIDKSNGSVMVKNACKASDTPCSQNSNGSIKLTIKNKSEVIIKNCDARDIHKDTAIEKPKTSSSCSSSSNKIPTNVNNVKSVESLDRIKNKDVSCVDKQVLNVKQEVNSKPEHFYAALFSNKHDVQVPLSIDVKTEIKTNDEESKVTVDIPTVTEIEQPLKKKKLNLQEYKLRRGVSSNNSSAQVSPEAIFPDIPCNLNFDKDFKIAIHQGPSTNVLLPKEHANAEVAKTIFDPIREASRKILMNNKKQKAEAMRKRDEDIVMSKIPKVENLELQPLISDAEMMKIVGMTPEVLPVPIATPVREEKIQQPKDYDEIVLVSIGTNTDENLFQQVEKVSESKKRKSESPQTESKSTINFKIKKSDHVLKHNVFDSVKNHRSPADDKSRSDTKIDTERFKDITATLKSVEKQVEPKILSNSLFASIQDVVMKKAPTTAASNGEHKPYKSNSPVDKREVFKYTKTTIVREYDTSADHGEDKVILHLEKNRKKPDHITINIQTDSTSEFVDLAKIVDKVIRKEPSASPRKRNDSDMSMSSEGSPVRTKKVSNVTPTKSDDRVAAVKPRTENRRQTEQSQCKEKRSRSRDRYDVKYRRSRSHSRGHRRKRSPSRNRSRSRGRYRRYRRSDSPYRRKRRSRTRSPYRSTRRSPSVRRDYRSNRSRSRSKHVDQNKSRSPVPKKRPSPQYNVNNNEKKPAKSLTPPLRKPTVSESSESSTSSSSSSSSSSSESSKSRRSCSSFRKDDTYRAKSYRSSYSSEDRESNTPVEERRIVFVGRLEKDVTKTALRAQFVKFGPVSEVRLHSKEDGTRYGFVTFQRPRDAWSAVEAASSFPQYDVGFGGRRAFCRQSYADLDGLEAKYTESAFHGQAALPIRRNDDMSFEQMLLDIKKKLNKRKGDKNRHDENTA, encoded by the exons ATGGATTTATTGGAAGCTGAAAACATGGAAGAAAATTCGCTCGTTGAGGGCGATGATTACGACGTCATACAAGTTTTTGCCGTTGATCCCGATTTAGATCTTGAGGCTTCATCTGATGAGGAACAAGATTATTGCATAAACGAAGATGCAATCGAATCGGATGATGGTGAATACTTAATACCAGACGATAGAAATCGTAATGAAAACCATCTTAAACACGATAATCAATCAAACAATATATGTCAAGATGGCTTAGGAATCAATTTTGATACACCAGTAGTTTCAAATGtcgatgaatattttataaaagaaaacgaAAAACACATATTGGAGGTTAAGGATGAGCCGGTTGTTAAAGATGTTGATGAGTACTTCATTAAAGACAATAAAGAACCAGAACCGGAACCAGAGCCTCCGAATGTTGATGACTTCTTTGTCAAAGAGAAATTGCCAGAAGAGACTGACTTTCGGATATCAAAGACTGTTCCTAATGTTAATGAATTTTTCGTTATTGATAACTCTACTGCTGTTAAAGAACAGGAAATTGAAGAAATTGATGACGAAACTGCGGATCCCGTAGCAGAAGTCTCAATAAATGAATCTGACTTGGAAGTGCTTCCAAATATCGAAGATTTGAAGCGATATCTTTTGGAGGACATGCCATATACAAAGCTGAAAAACGCGCAAAAGGCATGTTCAGTGTCACTTCCTCATTCGCCTATGCATAATATTTGCATGGATATAGATGCAAAAACTTGCTTAAGTTTCGAGGACCTCAATCTGGATTTGTCAGATCTTACATTTGAAAGTGACAAAGAGAAGTCAGGTACGAGCGGAAAAAGCGATGACCTACCTCGTACTCTAACAGAAGAAGATGTCAACAGTTTCCTTATAACTGATAAAGCAGGTTCAATAGAAGTTGTTAAGAATGAAGATGATTTCAATCCCCAAGACATGGATATTGATCGTCCAGTTGATTCAATAATTAACAATGTTGATCCTGCCTCTCGTATTGCAATACCTGACATAAAGCGTACATCTACCCCAATACCAGCACCGAACGTTTTGGAATTTTGCATAGAAAAAACATCCGTTAAGAAAGAGCCAGATATAAAAGTGGAGGTGGATGATTTTGTTGACGTTGAATCTTGCAATGATGCTGTTATACCGGTTTTGGAagctaataatttaaattcacttCTGGAACAGTTTGAAGCAACTGAAAAGCTTAACATTAAACACAGAGAACCAATTGTCAGTGTGAGCGAGCCAAAGGTTAAGAGCTACACAAACTTGACAAGTGGTATGAGATTACAGGATGCTGGCGTTCAACTTAACAAAACCAAAATGCGACAAATACTG atgCCGTCGAAGGTTAATACTGTGATCAGGAGATCACCCAGCCCTGTTCACTCTGATCATGACTATTGCTCGTCGAAAAAGCGTCACAGTCTTCCTAATCTGAAGGGAGGCCAAAGTTTACTAAAACCTGAGGTTTTATCCAGCAACAGCAGGATATTAAATTCCAGGCATAGGTCTTGTAAGAATAAAAAAGTCGTGTATCATCTTAGTAGTGACGATGAAAGTGAGTCGAGCGAtgctaagaaaaataaaataattataaacaatcgTGCTAGTGATGACAGtgacattaaaacaaataaaaaatctagtATAAAGCTAAGTGTTAAACCGCCAGTTAACTCTAATCATCGTAAGAAAATATCACAAAACCATAACATTTCGAACGATAGTGGTATTGATAAAAGTAACGGTTCTGTGATGGTGAAAAATGCTTGTAAAGCAAGTGATACTCCTTGTAGTCAAAATTCTAACGGTAGCATTAagttaactattaaaaataaatctgaagTTATAATCAAAAACTGTGATGCTAGGGACATACATAAAGATACGGCTATTGAAAAACCTAAAACTAGTAGCTCTTGTAGTAGTAGTTCGAATAAAATACCGACCAATGTAAACAATGTTAAAAGTGTTGAATCATTagatagaattaaaaataaagatgtcAGTTGTGTAGACAAGCAAGTTTTAAATGTGAAACAAGAAGTCAATTCGAAACCAGAACATTTTTATGCTGCTTTGTTTAGTAATAAACATGATGTGCAAGTTCCTCTATCAATTGATGTAAAAACCGAAATTAAAACTAACGATGAAGAAAGCAAAGTAACGGTTGATATTCCAACTGTAACTGAAATTGAACAACCGCTAAAGAAGAAAAAGCTGAATCTCCAAGAGTATAAGTTAAGACGTGGCGTTAGTTCAAATAATAGCTCAGCACAAGTTAGTCCAGAAGCGATATTTCCCGATATACCCTGCAATCTTAATTTTGATAAGGATTTCAAAATTGCTATTCATCAAGGACCTTCTACTAATGTCTTACTTCCCAAGGAGCATGCCAACGCTGAAGTTGCAAAAACTATTTTTGATCCTATCAGAGAAGCttctagaaaaatattaatgaataacaaaaaacaaaaagctGAAGCAATGAGAAAAAGAGATGAGGATATCGTTATGAGCAAGATACCAAAAGTGGAAAATTTGGAACTGCAACCTTTAATAAGTGATGCGGAAATGATGAAAATTGTTGGCATGACTCCAGAAGTTTTACCTGTGCCAATTGCAACTCCGGTTAGAGAAGAAAAGATTCAACAACCGAAAGATTACGATGAAATTGTTCTAGTTAGCATAGGGACTAATACGGACGAAAATCTGTTTCAACAAGTGGAAAAAGTATCTGAGAGCAAAAAACGAAAATCTGAGTCGCCACAAACAGAAAGCAAATCCacaatcaatttcaaaataaagaaatcTGATCATGTACTAAAGCACAACGTTTTTGATTCTGTTAAAAACCATAGAAGTCCTGCCGATGATAAAAGTCGTTCCGATACCAAAATCGATACGGAGAGATTCAAAGATATTACAGCTACACTTAAAAGCGTAGAGAAACAAGTCGAacctaaaatattaagtaattcaTTGTTTGCCAGTATACAAGATGTAGTCATGAAAAAGGCCCCAACAACTGCTGCGTCAAACGGTGAACATAAACCATATAAATCAAACTCTCCTGTTGATAAACGTGAAGTGTTCAAGTATACAAAGACGACAATCGTTAGAGAATACGACACTAGCGCTGACCATGGCGAGGATAAAGTTATACTCCACTTGGAAAAGAATAGAAAGAAACCTGATCACATTACAATCAATATTCAAACTGATTCTACATCTGAGTTCGTTGATTTAGCTAAAATAGTCGATAAAGTAATCAGAAAAGAGCCCAGTGCCTCACCGAGGAAAAGAAACGATAGTGATATGTCTATGTCTAGTGAAGGCAGTCCAGTTCGAACTAAAAAGGTTTCGAATGTTACACCGACGAAATCAGATGATAGAGTCGCTGCTGTTAAACCGAGAACAGAAAATAGACGACAGACGGAGCAATCTCAGTGTAAAGAGAAACGGTCTCGGTCACGGGATCGATACGATGTTAAATACAGAAGGTCTAGATCACACTCCCGTGGCCATAGAAGGAAACGGTCCCCTAGTCGTAATAGATCGAGATCTCGAGGCCGTTACCGCCGCTACAGACGGTCAGACTCGCCTTACAGAAGGAAAAGACGATCGAGGACGAGATCACCGTATCGTTCCACAAGACGCTCTCCGTCCGTCAGAAGGGATTACAGATCGAATCGTTCTCGTTCAAGATCGAAGCACGTCGATCAAAATAAATCGAGAAGTCCAGTTCCTAAGAAACGGCCAAGTCCGCAgtacaatgtaaataataacgaaaaaaagCCAGCGAAATCCTTAACGCCGCCGTTAAGAAAGCCAACCGTGTCTGAAAGTTCTGAATCGTCAACATCTTCAAG tTCATCGTCGTCAAGTAGTTCATCAGAGTCATCAAAATCTCGAAGATCATGCAGTTCATTCAGAAAAGACGATACTTACAGGGCGAAGAGTTACCGAAGTTCCTATAGCTCGGAAGATAG gGAGAGCAACACGCCCGTTGAAGAGAGACGTATAGTTTTCGTAGGAAGGCTAGAAAAGGACGTAACGAAAACGGCACTGAGAGCTCAATTTGTTAAGTTCGGACCCGTCAGTGAAGTCCGCTTGCATTCGAAGGAAGATGg AACCCGCTACGGTTTCGTAACTTTCCAAAGGCCAAGGGATGCTTGGTCGGCTGTGGAAGCAGCGAGCTCTTTCCCACAGTACGACGTGGGTTTCGGAGGTCGCAGAGCGTTCTGCAGGCAGAGCTATGCGGATCTTG atgGTCTAGAAGCTAAGTACACTGAGAGCGCATTTCACGGCCAAGCAGCGCTACCAATTCGTCGAAACGACGATATGTCATTCGAACAAATGTTACtagatataaaaaagaaattaaataaacgaaaagGTGATAAAAATCGACACGATGAAAATACGGCTTGA
- the LOC124539917 gene encoding serine/arginine repetitive matrix protein 2-like isoform X1: protein MESHILNMYHQAPYRSIGHKIMRSTSESLSSESSCNQNSPEYSQNQQTSQYEDESNEGEYWNHSDSHRVWSQNQNVNITQSNQDTSIDEDENIEIQEVSIDDKNSDSNDQMDLLEAENMEENSLVEGDDYDVIQVFAVDPDLDLEASSDEEQDYCINEDAIESDDGEYLIPDDRNRNENHLKHDNQSNNICQDGLGINFDTPVVSNVDEYFIKENEKHILEVKDEPVVKDVDEYFIKDNKEPEPEPEPPNVDDFFVKEKLPEETDFRISKTVPNVNEFFVIDNSTAVKEQEIEEIDDETADPVAEVSINESDLEVLPNIEDLKRYLLEDMPYTKLKNAQKACSVSLPHSPMHNICMDIDAKTCLSFEDLNLDLSDLTFESDKEKSGTSGKSDDLPRTLTEEDVNSFLITDKAGSIEVVKNEDDFNPQDMDIDRPVDSIINNVDPASRIAIPDIKRTSTPIPAPNVLEFCIEKTSVKKEPDIKVEVDDFVDVESCNDAVIPVLEANNLNSLLEQFEATEKLNIKHREPIVSVSEPKVKSYTNLTSGMRLQDAGVQLNKTKMRQILMPSKVNTVIRRSPSPVHSDHDYCSSKKRHSLPNLKGGQSLLKPEVLSSNSRILNSRHRSCKNKKVVYHLSSDDESESSDAKKNKIIINNRASDDSDIKTNKKSSIKLSVKPPVNSNHRKKISQNHNISNDSGIDKSNGSVMVKNACKASDTPCSQNSNGSIKLTIKNKSEVIIKNCDARDIHKDTAIEKPKTSSSCSSSSNKIPTNVNNVKSVESLDRIKNKDVSCVDKQVLNVKQEVNSKPEHFYAALFSNKHDVQVPLSIDVKTEIKTNDEESKVTVDIPTVTEIEQPLKKKKLNLQEYKLRRGVSSNNSSAQVSPEAIFPDIPCNLNFDKDFKIAIHQGPSTNVLLPKEHANAEVAKTIFDPIREASRKILMNNKKQKAEAMRKRDEDIVMSKIPKVENLELQPLISDAEMMKIVGMTPEVLPVPIATPVREEKIQQPKDYDEIVLVSIGTNTDENLFQQVEKVSESKKRKSESPQTESKSTINFKIKKSDHVLKHNVFDSVKNHRSPADDKSRSDTKIDTERFKDITATLKSVEKQVEPKILSNSLFASIQDVVMKKAPTTAASNGEHKPYKSNSPVDKREVFKYTKTTIVREYDTSADHGEDKVILHLEKNRKKPDHITINIQTDSTSEFVDLAKIVDKVIRKEPSASPRKRNDSDMSMSSEGSPVRTKKVSNVTPTKSDDRVAAVKPRTENRRQTEQSQCKEKRSRSRDRYDVKYRRSRSHSRGHRRKRSPSRNRSRSRGRYRRYRRSDSPYRRKRRSRTRSPYRSTRRSPSVRRDYRSNRSRSRSKHVDQNKSRSPVPKKRPSPQYNVNNNEKKPAKSLTPPLRKPTVSESSESSTSSSSSSSSSSSESSKSRRSCSSFRKDDTYRAKSYRSSYSSEDRESNTPVEERRIVFVGRLEKDVTKTALRAQFVKFGPVSEVRLHSKEDGTRYGFVTFQRPRDAWSAVEAASSFPQYDVGFGGRRAFCRQSYADLDGLEAKYTESAFHGQAALPIRRNDDMSFEQMLLDIKKKLNKRKGDKNRHDENTA, encoded by the exons ATGGAGtcgcatatattaaatatgtaccaTCAAGCTCCATACCGAAGTATTGGGCATAAAATAATGCGCTCCACAAGTGAATCACTTTCATCAGAAAGCAGTTGTAATCAAAATAGCCCAGAATACTCTCAGAATCAACAAACAAGTCAATATGAGGACGAGAGTAATGAAGGCGAATATTGGAACCACAGTGATAGCCACCGAGTGTggagtcaaaatcaaaat GTTAATATAACTCAATCAAATCAAGATACAAGTATAGATGAGGATGAAAACATAGAGATTCAAGAAGTAtctatagatgataaaaactCAGATTCCAATGACCAAATGGATTTATTGGAAGCTGAAAACATGGAAGAAAATTCGCTCGTTGAGGGCGATGATTACGACGTCATACAAGTTTTTGCCGTTGATCCCGATTTAGATCTTGAGGCTTCATCTGATGAGGAACAAGATTATTGCATAAACGAAGATGCAATCGAATCGGATGATGGTGAATACTTAATACCAGACGATAGAAATCGTAATGAAAACCATCTTAAACACGATAATCAATCAAACAATATATGTCAAGATGGCTTAGGAATCAATTTTGATACACCAGTAGTTTCAAATGtcgatgaatattttataaaagaaaacgaAAAACACATATTGGAGGTTAAGGATGAGCCGGTTGTTAAAGATGTTGATGAGTACTTCATTAAAGACAATAAAGAACCAGAACCGGAACCAGAGCCTCCGAATGTTGATGACTTCTTTGTCAAAGAGAAATTGCCAGAAGAGACTGACTTTCGGATATCAAAGACTGTTCCTAATGTTAATGAATTTTTCGTTATTGATAACTCTACTGCTGTTAAAGAACAGGAAATTGAAGAAATTGATGACGAAACTGCGGATCCCGTAGCAGAAGTCTCAATAAATGAATCTGACTTGGAAGTGCTTCCAAATATCGAAGATTTGAAGCGATATCTTTTGGAGGACATGCCATATACAAAGCTGAAAAACGCGCAAAAGGCATGTTCAGTGTCACTTCCTCATTCGCCTATGCATAATATTTGCATGGATATAGATGCAAAAACTTGCTTAAGTTTCGAGGACCTCAATCTGGATTTGTCAGATCTTACATTTGAAAGTGACAAAGAGAAGTCAGGTACGAGCGGAAAAAGCGATGACCTACCTCGTACTCTAACAGAAGAAGATGTCAACAGTTTCCTTATAACTGATAAAGCAGGTTCAATAGAAGTTGTTAAGAATGAAGATGATTTCAATCCCCAAGACATGGATATTGATCGTCCAGTTGATTCAATAATTAACAATGTTGATCCTGCCTCTCGTATTGCAATACCTGACATAAAGCGTACATCTACCCCAATACCAGCACCGAACGTTTTGGAATTTTGCATAGAAAAAACATCCGTTAAGAAAGAGCCAGATATAAAAGTGGAGGTGGATGATTTTGTTGACGTTGAATCTTGCAATGATGCTGTTATACCGGTTTTGGAagctaataatttaaattcacttCTGGAACAGTTTGAAGCAACTGAAAAGCTTAACATTAAACACAGAGAACCAATTGTCAGTGTGAGCGAGCCAAAGGTTAAGAGCTACACAAACTTGACAAGTGGTATGAGATTACAGGATGCTGGCGTTCAACTTAACAAAACCAAAATGCGACAAATACTG atgCCGTCGAAGGTTAATACTGTGATCAGGAGATCACCCAGCCCTGTTCACTCTGATCATGACTATTGCTCGTCGAAAAAGCGTCACAGTCTTCCTAATCTGAAGGGAGGCCAAAGTTTACTAAAACCTGAGGTTTTATCCAGCAACAGCAGGATATTAAATTCCAGGCATAGGTCTTGTAAGAATAAAAAAGTCGTGTATCATCTTAGTAGTGACGATGAAAGTGAGTCGAGCGAtgctaagaaaaataaaataattataaacaatcgTGCTAGTGATGACAGtgacattaaaacaaataaaaaatctagtATAAAGCTAAGTGTTAAACCGCCAGTTAACTCTAATCATCGTAAGAAAATATCACAAAACCATAACATTTCGAACGATAGTGGTATTGATAAAAGTAACGGTTCTGTGATGGTGAAAAATGCTTGTAAAGCAAGTGATACTCCTTGTAGTCAAAATTCTAACGGTAGCATTAagttaactattaaaaataaatctgaagTTATAATCAAAAACTGTGATGCTAGGGACATACATAAAGATACGGCTATTGAAAAACCTAAAACTAGTAGCTCTTGTAGTAGTAGTTCGAATAAAATACCGACCAATGTAAACAATGTTAAAAGTGTTGAATCATTagatagaattaaaaataaagatgtcAGTTGTGTAGACAAGCAAGTTTTAAATGTGAAACAAGAAGTCAATTCGAAACCAGAACATTTTTATGCTGCTTTGTTTAGTAATAAACATGATGTGCAAGTTCCTCTATCAATTGATGTAAAAACCGAAATTAAAACTAACGATGAAGAAAGCAAAGTAACGGTTGATATTCCAACTGTAACTGAAATTGAACAACCGCTAAAGAAGAAAAAGCTGAATCTCCAAGAGTATAAGTTAAGACGTGGCGTTAGTTCAAATAATAGCTCAGCACAAGTTAGTCCAGAAGCGATATTTCCCGATATACCCTGCAATCTTAATTTTGATAAGGATTTCAAAATTGCTATTCATCAAGGACCTTCTACTAATGTCTTACTTCCCAAGGAGCATGCCAACGCTGAAGTTGCAAAAACTATTTTTGATCCTATCAGAGAAGCttctagaaaaatattaatgaataacaaaaaacaaaaagctGAAGCAATGAGAAAAAGAGATGAGGATATCGTTATGAGCAAGATACCAAAAGTGGAAAATTTGGAACTGCAACCTTTAATAAGTGATGCGGAAATGATGAAAATTGTTGGCATGACTCCAGAAGTTTTACCTGTGCCAATTGCAACTCCGGTTAGAGAAGAAAAGATTCAACAACCGAAAGATTACGATGAAATTGTTCTAGTTAGCATAGGGACTAATACGGACGAAAATCTGTTTCAACAAGTGGAAAAAGTATCTGAGAGCAAAAAACGAAAATCTGAGTCGCCACAAACAGAAAGCAAATCCacaatcaatttcaaaataaagaaatcTGATCATGTACTAAAGCACAACGTTTTTGATTCTGTTAAAAACCATAGAAGTCCTGCCGATGATAAAAGTCGTTCCGATACCAAAATCGATACGGAGAGATTCAAAGATATTACAGCTACACTTAAAAGCGTAGAGAAACAAGTCGAacctaaaatattaagtaattcaTTGTTTGCCAGTATACAAGATGTAGTCATGAAAAAGGCCCCAACAACTGCTGCGTCAAACGGTGAACATAAACCATATAAATCAAACTCTCCTGTTGATAAACGTGAAGTGTTCAAGTATACAAAGACGACAATCGTTAGAGAATACGACACTAGCGCTGACCATGGCGAGGATAAAGTTATACTCCACTTGGAAAAGAATAGAAAGAAACCTGATCACATTACAATCAATATTCAAACTGATTCTACATCTGAGTTCGTTGATTTAGCTAAAATAGTCGATAAAGTAATCAGAAAAGAGCCCAGTGCCTCACCGAGGAAAAGAAACGATAGTGATATGTCTATGTCTAGTGAAGGCAGTCCAGTTCGAACTAAAAAGGTTTCGAATGTTACACCGACGAAATCAGATGATAGAGTCGCTGCTGTTAAACCGAGAACAGAAAATAGACGACAGACGGAGCAATCTCAGTGTAAAGAGAAACGGTCTCGGTCACGGGATCGATACGATGTTAAATACAGAAGGTCTAGATCACACTCCCGTGGCCATAGAAGGAAACGGTCCCCTAGTCGTAATAGATCGAGATCTCGAGGCCGTTACCGCCGCTACAGACGGTCAGACTCGCCTTACAGAAGGAAAAGACGATCGAGGACGAGATCACCGTATCGTTCCACAAGACGCTCTCCGTCCGTCAGAAGGGATTACAGATCGAATCGTTCTCGTTCAAGATCGAAGCACGTCGATCAAAATAAATCGAGAAGTCCAGTTCCTAAGAAACGGCCAAGTCCGCAgtacaatgtaaataataacgaaaaaaagCCAGCGAAATCCTTAACGCCGCCGTTAAGAAAGCCAACCGTGTCTGAAAGTTCTGAATCGTCAACATCTTCAAG tTCATCGTCGTCAAGTAGTTCATCAGAGTCATCAAAATCTCGAAGATCATGCAGTTCATTCAGAAAAGACGATACTTACAGGGCGAAGAGTTACCGAAGTTCCTATAGCTCGGAAGATAG gGAGAGCAACACGCCCGTTGAAGAGAGACGTATAGTTTTCGTAGGAAGGCTAGAAAAGGACGTAACGAAAACGGCACTGAGAGCTCAATTTGTTAAGTTCGGACCCGTCAGTGAAGTCCGCTTGCATTCGAAGGAAGATGg AACCCGCTACGGTTTCGTAACTTTCCAAAGGCCAAGGGATGCTTGGTCGGCTGTGGAAGCAGCGAGCTCTTTCCCACAGTACGACGTGGGTTTCGGAGGTCGCAGAGCGTTCTGCAGGCAGAGCTATGCGGATCTTG atgGTCTAGAAGCTAAGTACACTGAGAGCGCATTTCACGGCCAAGCAGCGCTACCAATTCGTCGAAACGACGATATGTCATTCGAACAAATGTTACtagatataaaaaagaaattaaataaacgaaaagGTGATAAAAATCGACACGATGAAAATACGGCTTGA